In Polaromonas sp. JS666, one genomic interval encodes:
- a CDS encoding PglL family O-oligosaccharyltransferase — protein MTASRFHAFGVLCLAWAWLAYDHYRPWVNFHSEALALLGIGLLVASRCLVRSCLDAEAAPRIVWWVMAAGLLPWLQYAMGISLFAGDALLASLYLSGLGAAIWLGYSYVVAPPEKDAALTSVFYMLWFAALVSAAIGLLQWLNLQGPLAMYVVQTDAGDRAMGNLGQPNQLATLLLMGMAALAWTFERKRIGRLGLIVGIAFMSVALVLAQSRAGMLSALVGAIFLIWKNNAAPERIAPRYVFAWLLAYGAAVQMLPYFQDFLLMGGGRSMNLGVDSARVTIWKQMLSGIGQSPWLGYGWNQTPTAHAAGSLAVPGSMTYTNAHNIVLDILAWNGVPLGLVLTAACAYWFVSRMHGAMRSSAIYAMACLLPIAVHSMVEYPFAYSYFLLTAGLMVGIVEASHRGIHTIRLNLRWVGCALAVWFVLGSYMVYEYLLIEEDFRVVRFENLRIGQTPAEYKVPDVWVFSHMASMLKAGRQQALPGMKPDDLENLRKASLRFPYGSLGLRYALALGLNGDPAGATRQMAVVRGMYGEYYYQAAVSVLRAVQQEKYPELSKVVTP, from the coding sequence ATGACAGCTTCACGTTTCCATGCCTTCGGGGTTCTTTGTCTTGCGTGGGCCTGGCTGGCGTATGACCATTACCGTCCCTGGGTGAACTTTCATTCAGAGGCGCTGGCGCTGCTAGGCATAGGCTTGCTGGTGGCCAGCCGCTGCCTGGTTCGCAGTTGCCTGGACGCCGAAGCAGCGCCTCGCATAGTTTGGTGGGTAATGGCCGCAGGGCTCCTGCCATGGCTTCAATATGCAATGGGCATCAGCTTGTTTGCAGGGGATGCGCTTCTCGCATCGCTGTACCTCAGCGGTCTCGGCGCAGCTATTTGGCTCGGTTACAGCTATGTAGTGGCTCCGCCTGAAAAGGATGCAGCATTAACCTCAGTGTTTTATATGCTCTGGTTTGCCGCCCTGGTATCGGCGGCAATAGGCTTGCTGCAGTGGCTGAATTTGCAGGGTCCTCTGGCCATGTACGTGGTGCAAACCGACGCCGGTGACCGTGCCATGGGCAACTTGGGCCAGCCTAATCAATTGGCGACTTTGCTGCTGATGGGCATGGCTGCCTTGGCATGGACTTTTGAGCGCAAGCGCATCGGGCGTTTGGGGCTGATCGTTGGCATCGCTTTTATGTCGGTGGCTCTGGTCCTTGCCCAGTCGCGCGCGGGAATGTTGAGCGCGCTTGTGGGGGCAATTTTTCTGATCTGGAAGAACAACGCAGCGCCAGAACGGATAGCGCCAAGGTATGTGTTTGCCTGGCTGCTGGCGTATGGCGCTGCGGTGCAAATGCTTCCATATTTCCAGGATTTTCTGCTGATGGGAGGCGGTCGCAGTATGAATCTGGGGGTTGATAGCGCGCGTGTCACTATTTGGAAGCAGATGCTTAGCGGCATAGGCCAGTCTCCATGGCTGGGCTATGGATGGAACCAGACTCCCACCGCCCACGCAGCTGGCAGTTTGGCGGTACCCGGTTCCATGACATATACCAATGCACACAACATCGTGCTGGATATTCTGGCATGGAATGGGGTGCCGCTGGGCTTGGTGTTGACTGCGGCATGCGCCTACTGGTTTGTGTCGCGCATGCACGGTGCAATGCGGTCCAGTGCGATTTACGCAATGGCTTGCTTGTTGCCTATTGCTGTACACAGCATGGTGGAATATCCGTTTGCCTATTCTTACTTTCTGCTCACCGCGGGGCTGATGGTGGGCATAGTCGAGGCATCCCATCGCGGGATTCATACCATCAGGCTCAACCTGCGTTGGGTTGGTTGTGCATTGGCTGTCTGGTTTGTGCTTGGCAGTTACATGGTTTATGAATACCTATTAATCGAGGAAGACTTTCGCGTAGTCCGTTTCGAAAATTTGCGCATAGGTCAGACTCCGGCGGAATACAAGGTGCCAGATGTCTGGGTTTTTTCGCATATGGCGTCCATGCTAAAGGCGGGACGCCAGCAGGCGCTGCCCGGCATGAAACCGGACGATCTGGAGAATCTTCGCAAGGCATCGTTGCGCTTTCCCTATGGTAGCCTTGGCTTGCGTTATGCCCTGGCATTAGGGCTCAACGGGGATCCGGCGGGTGCGACTCGCCAGATGGCGGTTGTTCGTGGCATGTACGGTGAATATTATTACCAGGCCGCAGTGAGCGTATTGCGAGCGGTACAGCAAGAAAAATATCCGGAACTTTCCAAGGTAGTGACACCCTGA